The following are encoded in a window of Ferribacterium limneticum genomic DNA:
- the murD gene encoding UDP-N-acetylmuramoyl-L-alanine--D-glutamate ligase has protein sequence MELKGKRVLVVGLGESGLAMAKWLHRQGALVRVADSRDNPPNVDALQRVAPGAELIAGPFVEAPFASADLVALSPGVAKATPVIAAVNGKIVSEIELFAAGVREQVPGSKIIAITGSNGKTTTTALTTHLLNGAGVPAIACGNISPSALDALMDAQDAGKLPQVWVVELSSFQLETTHHLHAAAATVLNVSEDHLDRYEGSLANYAAAKSRVFQGKGVMVLNRDDDWSMANGRCGRTMVTFGLNVAPRSVDYGFADGAIHRGKEKLVALADLKLSGLHNAANAMAALALCEAVGVAPAGLIEPLKSFAGLPHRVETVAEIDGVLYVDDSKGTNVGATLAAIEGMGRKVAIVLGGDGKGQDFSPLKPALEKHGRAVALIGRDAAAIGMALEGSGVPTRILGDMEAAVRWLAGHAQTGDCVLLSPACASLDMYKNYAHRAQAFIDAVKGLQS, from the coding sequence ATGGAACTCAAGGGCAAACGCGTTCTGGTTGTCGGGCTCGGTGAGTCCGGACTGGCGATGGCCAAATGGCTGCATCGCCAGGGCGCGCTTGTCCGCGTCGCCGATTCGCGCGACAACCCGCCGAACGTCGATGCCCTGCAACGTGTTGCGCCGGGGGCCGAACTGATTGCCGGGCCGTTCGTTGAAGCCCCGTTTGCCAGCGCCGATCTGGTGGCTCTGTCGCCGGGTGTTGCCAAGGCCACGCCGGTGATTGCTGCGGTCAACGGCAAAATAGTGTCAGAAATCGAATTGTTCGCGGCCGGCGTGCGCGAGCAGGTGCCGGGCTCGAAGATCATCGCCATTACCGGCAGCAACGGCAAGACCACCACCACGGCGCTGACCACCCATCTGCTCAACGGCGCCGGCGTACCGGCCATTGCCTGCGGCAACATCTCGCCGTCGGCGCTTGATGCCTTGATGGATGCGCAGGATGCCGGCAAATTGCCGCAAGTCTGGGTGGTCGAGCTGTCCAGCTTCCAGCTCGAAACGACGCATCACCTTCATGCCGCAGCCGCCACCGTCCTCAACGTCTCGGAAGATCACCTCGACCGCTACGAAGGTAGTCTGGCCAATTACGCCGCTGCCAAGTCGCGTGTCTTCCAGGGCAAGGGCGTCATGGTGTTGAACCGTGACGACGACTGGTCGATGGCCAACGGCCGTTGCGGTCGGACGATGGTGACTTTCGGCCTGAATGTCGCGCCGCGCAGTGTCGATTATGGTTTTGCCGATGGGGCAATCCATCGCGGCAAGGAAAAGCTCGTCGCGCTGGCCGACCTCAAGCTGTCCGGTCTGCACAACGCCGCCAACGCCATGGCCGCGCTGGCCCTGTGCGAGGCCGTCGGCGTTGCGCCAGCTGGCCTGATTGAGCCGCTCAAGTCCTTCGCCGGTCTGCCGCACCGCGTCGAAACCGTCGCCGAAATCGACGGCGTGCTTTACGTTGATGATTCCAAGGGCACCAACGTTGGCGCCACGCTGGCCGCAATCGAAGGCATGGGCCGCAAGGTCGCCATCGTCCTCGGCGGCGACGGCAAGGGCCAGGATTTCTCGCCGCTCAAGCCTGCCCTCGAAAAGCACGGCCGCGCCGTGGCGCTGATCGGCCGCGACGCCGCCGCCATCGGCATGGCTCTCGAAGGCAGTGGCGTGCCGACGCGCATTCTGGGCGACATGGAAGCCGCTGTCCGCTGGCTGGCCGGCCACGCTCAAACCGGCGATTGCGTGCTGCTTTCACCGGCCTGCGCCAGCCTCGACATGTACAAGAATTACGC
- the mraZ gene encoding division/cell wall cluster transcriptional repressor MraZ, with translation MFEGAAALNLDAKGRLAIPARHRESLLAASEGALVLTAHPHRCLLLYPSPAWQPIREQILKASSLDPRSASIKRVLVGNARTEELDSAGRILVAPELREYAKFEKTVYLVGMGTHFEIWSEAGWKQQNDLAAEALSGDLPPGFGDLVL, from the coding sequence ATGTTCGAAGGCGCGGCGGCACTAAATCTGGATGCGAAGGGACGGCTTGCCATACCGGCAAGGCACCGTGAGTCCCTGCTCGCCGCCAGTGAGGGCGCGCTGGTCCTGACGGCGCATCCGCATCGCTGCCTGCTGCTTTATCCGTCGCCGGCCTGGCAGCCGATCCGTGAGCAGATTCTCAAGGCCTCGAGCCTTGATCCGCGTTCGGCCTCGATCAAGCGCGTGCTGGTGGGTAATGCCCGTACCGAGGAGCTCGATTCCGCCGGCCGCATCCTGGTTGCGCCGGAGTTGCGCGAGTACGCCAAGTTCGAGAAGACCGTTTATCTGGTCGGCATGGGAACGCACTTCGAGATATGGAGCGAGGCCGGCTGGAAGCAGCAGAATGACCTGGCCGCGGAGGCGCTGTCCGGCGACTTGCCGCCGGGCTTCGGGGATCTTGTCCTGTGA
- the ftsL gene encoding cell division protein FtsL produces MLRFNVILLMIVVFCALGVVTSQHRARKLFQALETEQERARQLDVEYGQLQLEMSTWANHPRIEKIARERLHMVTPNSAVAKGAH; encoded by the coding sequence ATGCTGCGTTTCAATGTGATCCTTCTCATGATCGTCGTCTTTTGCGCCCTGGGTGTGGTGACTTCCCAGCATCGGGCGCGCAAGCTGTTTCAGGCGCTCGAGACGGAGCAGGAGCGGGCGCGTCAGCTTGATGTCGAATATGGCCAGTTGCAGCTCGAGATGTCGACCTGGGCCAATCACCCGCGGATCGAAAAGATCGCTCGCGAGCGCCTGCATATGGTGACGCCGAATTCCGCCGTAGCCAAGGGGGCGCACTGA
- the rsmH gene encoding 16S rRNA (cytosine(1402)-N(4))-methyltransferase RsmH, with protein sequence MTRGAAHVTVLLEEAVDALAIKADGIYVDATFGRGGHSRRILSELSEKGRLVAVDRDPQAIAAGAAIADSRFLLVHRAFGELAEAADEAGVGDVDGVLFDVGVSSPQIDDGERGFSFRYDAPLDMRMDTTQGETAAEWLARAEIRDITEVIRNYGEERFAFQIAKKVVAARIEQPIVTTGQFAALVRETVRTREPGQDPATRSFQALRIHINQELRQLEIALPQALGLLKPGGRLVVICFHSLEDRIVKNFMRNESVADDLPKGLPLRADQLPKPKLRLVGKPIRPSVAEINANPRARSAVMRVAEKL encoded by the coding sequence GTGACCCGCGGTGCCGCCCATGTGACGGTACTGCTCGAGGAGGCGGTGGATGCGCTGGCGATCAAGGCCGATGGCATCTACGTTGACGCCACCTTCGGGCGCGGTGGCCATAGCCGCCGAATTCTTTCCGAACTGAGTGAAAAAGGCCGCCTGGTCGCGGTCGACCGAGACCCGCAGGCGATTGCGGCGGGCGCGGCTATCGCTGATTCCCGGTTTTTGCTCGTGCACCGCGCTTTTGGCGAACTGGCCGAGGCGGCGGACGAGGCTGGCGTGGGTGATGTTGATGGGGTTTTGTTTGATGTAGGGGTGTCGTCGCCGCAAATCGACGACGGGGAGCGCGGCTTCAGCTTTCGCTACGACGCGCCGCTCGACATGCGTATGGATACGACGCAGGGCGAGACGGCGGCCGAGTGGCTGGCGCGGGCCGAGATAAGAGACATCACGGAGGTCATTAGAAATTATGGCGAAGAACGGTTTGCTTTCCAGATTGCAAAGAAGGTTGTGGCTGCTCGGATCGAACAACCTATTGTCACAACAGGTCAGTTTGCGGCCCTCGTACGCGAGACCGTGCGCACCCGTGAGCCAGGGCAGGACCCGGCGACGCGCAGCTTTCAAGCTCTACGGATTCATATCAATCAAGAACTCCGCCAGTTGGAGATAGCACTGCCGCAGGCGCTCGGCTTGCTGAAGCCGGGTGGCCGACTGGTGGTGATCTGTTTTCACTCGCTCGAAGATCGCATCGTCAAGAACTTCATGCGCAACGAATCGGTGGCCGATGATCTGCCCAAGGGTTTGCCCTTGCGTGCTGACCAGTTGCCGAAGCCGAAGCTGCGCCTGGTCGGCAAGCCCATCAGGCCATCCGTGGCGGAAATCAATGCCAATCCGCGGGCACGCAGTGCCGTGATGCGCGTGGCCGAGAAACTGTAA
- the mraY gene encoding phospho-N-acetylmuramoyl-pentapeptide-transferase, with protein MLLALAQWLAQDVRFFNVFNYITLRTVLATLTALLISFAAGPGVIRWLAAKKIGQAVRNDGPQTHLVKSGTPTMGGVLILISIGITTLLWGDLTNKYVWTVLIVTLGFGIVGWYDDWKKVVYRDPKGLSAGWKYFWQSLLGLGSALFLAFSATSGAQTELIVPFFKTIAYPLGIVGFITLTYFVIVGTSNAVNLTDGLDGLAIMPTVMIAGAFAIFAYVTGHAGLSKYLLIPYVPGAGELCILLGAIAGAGLGFLWFNAYPAEVFMGDVGALSLGAALGTVAVILRQEIVLLIMGGVFVVETLSVMLQVSYFKYTKKKFGEGRRILRMAPLHHHFEQSGWKETQVVVRFWIITIMLVLVGLSSLKLR; from the coding sequence ATGCTGCTGGCACTCGCCCAATGGCTCGCCCAGGACGTTCGCTTTTTCAACGTCTTCAACTACATCACGCTGCGTACCGTGCTGGCGACGCTGACCGCGCTGCTCATCTCGTTTGCCGCCGGCCCCGGCGTCATCCGCTGGCTGGCCGCCAAGAAGATCGGTCAGGCGGTGCGCAACGACGGGCCGCAAACCCACCTCGTCAAATCGGGGACGCCGACCATGGGCGGCGTGCTGATCCTGATTTCGATCGGCATCACGACCTTGCTCTGGGGAGACCTGACCAATAAATACGTGTGGACGGTGCTCATCGTCACCCTCGGTTTTGGCATCGTCGGTTGGTACGACGACTGGAAAAAAGTGGTTTATCGCGACCCGAAAGGCCTGTCGGCTGGCTGGAAGTATTTCTGGCAATCGTTGCTCGGTCTCGGCTCAGCGCTCTTCCTGGCTTTCTCAGCCACGTCCGGTGCACAGACCGAACTGATCGTTCCCTTCTTCAAGACCATCGCCTACCCGCTCGGTATCGTCGGCTTCATCACTCTGACCTACTTCGTCATCGTCGGTACCAGCAATGCGGTCAATCTGACCGACGGTCTCGACGGCCTGGCGATCATGCCGACCGTCATGATCGCCGGCGCCTTCGCCATTTTCGCTTACGTCACCGGCCACGCCGGGCTCTCCAAGTATCTGCTCATTCCCTATGTGCCGGGGGCGGGCGAGTTGTGCATCCTGCTTGGCGCGATTGCCGGGGCCGGGCTTGGCTTCCTGTGGTTCAACGCCTATCCGGCCGAAGTCTTTATGGGCGATGTCGGCGCGCTGTCGCTCGGCGCCGCACTCGGCACGGTCGCCGTCATCCTGCGTCAGGAAATCGTGCTGCTCATCATGGGCGGCGTCTTCGTCGTTGAAACCTTGTCGGTCATGCTGCAGGTCAGCTACTTCAAATACACCAAGAAGAAGTTCGGCGAGGGCCGCCGCATCCTGCGCATGGCGCCGCTGCATCACCACTTTGAGCAATCGGGCTGGAAGGAGACGCAGGTCGTCGTCCGCTTCTGGATCATCACCATCATGCTCGTGCTGGTCGGGCTGTCTTCCTTGAAGTTGCGCTGA
- a CDS encoding UDP-N-acetylmuramoyl-tripeptide--D-alanyl-D-alanine ligase, which yields MKWLLSQVATATNGRLIGPDVDVTGVSTDTRTVAEGQLFIALSGERFDAHDFLDQAVASGAVALLVSNESKVPAGVSAVVVDDTRLALGRFAAAWRAQFTLPVIAVTGSNGKTTTKEMVAAILKAQFGAAVLSTRGNFNNDIGLPLTLLGLRLSHRAAVIEMGMNHPGEIAYLAPIGAPTVALVTNAQRAHLEGMGDMDEVAREKGSIFGGLRPNGVAVINADDAYADVWRGMAGQHTVRTFGIDHAADVHAAVRQHGLEIAIELTAAEGEAAITLHIPGRHNARNAVAAAAACLAAGVPMAAVAAGLEAFSGVKGRLQRRAGNKGAEILDDTYNANPDSVRAGIDVLAATIGRKLFVLGDMGEIGEASGQYHDEIGGYAKSQGIDRLFALGDAAQLAVHNFGEGARHFCNIEKLIAAVDKELGPETTVLVKGSRFMKMERVVDALAAPAAAEENH from the coding sequence ATGAAGTGGCTGCTCTCACAAGTCGCCACGGCGACCAATGGCCGTCTGATCGGGCCCGACGTCGACGTGACCGGCGTATCGACTGATACCCGTACCGTCGCCGAAGGCCAGCTATTCATCGCCCTGAGCGGCGAACGTTTCGACGCGCATGATTTTCTCGATCAGGCGGTCGCCTCCGGTGCCGTGGCCCTGCTCGTCTCCAATGAAAGCAAGGTGCCGGCTGGCGTTTCCGCCGTCGTCGTCGATGACACCCGTCTCGCCCTCGGCCGCTTCGCCGCCGCCTGGCGCGCCCAGTTCACGCTGCCGGTGATCGCCGTGACCGGCTCCAACGGCAAGACGACGACCAAGGAAATGGTCGCCGCCATTCTCAAGGCCCAATTCGGTGCCGCCGTGCTGTCCACCCGCGGCAATTTCAATAACGACATCGGCCTGCCGCTGACCTTGCTTGGCCTGCGCCTCTCGCACCGCGCCGCCGTCATCGAGATGGGCATGAACCACCCCGGTGAGATCGCCTACCTGGCGCCGATCGGCGCGCCGACAGTCGCACTGGTGACCAACGCCCAGCGCGCCCACCTTGAAGGCATGGGCGACATGGACGAAGTGGCCCGCGAAAAGGGCAGCATCTTTGGCGGTCTGCGGCCGAATGGCGTTGCCGTGATCAACGCCGACGATGCCTACGCCGATGTCTGGCGCGGCATGGCTGGTCAGCATACCGTGCGTACTTTCGGTATCGATCACGCCGCCGATGTGCACGCTGCTGTCCGTCAGCACGGCCTCGAAATCGCCATCGAACTGACAGCAGCCGAGGGCGAAGCAGCGATCACGCTGCATATTCCTGGCCGTCACAACGCCCGCAACGCGGTTGCCGCCGCCGCTGCCTGTCTGGCTGCCGGTGTGCCGATGGCCGCCGTGGCGGCAGGGCTGGAGGCCTTTAGCGGCGTCAAGGGTCGTCTGCAACGGCGGGCCGGCAACAAGGGCGCCGAAATTCTTGACGATACCTACAACGCCAATCCGGACTCGGTCCGCGCCGGTATCGACGTTCTTGCCGCGACCATCGGCCGCAAGCTCTTCGTGCTCGGCGACATGGGCGAAATCGGCGAGGCCAGCGGCCAGTATCACGACGAAATCGGCGGTTACGCCAAGAGCCAGGGCATCGACCGCCTGTTCGCGCTCGGCGACGCGGCGCAACTGGCCGTCCACAACTTCGGCGAAGGCGCTCGGCATTTCTGCAATATCGAAAAGCTGATTGCTGCGGTCGACAAGGAACTGGGCCCGGAAACCACGGTGCTGGTCAAGGGCTCGCGCTTTATGAAAATGGAACGCGTGGTCGATGCGCTCGCCGCGCCGGCCGCCGCCGAGGAGAATCACTGA
- a CDS encoding peptidoglycan D,D-transpeptidase FtsI family protein has protein sequence MVVRRRPQRGHRFTESPVLQLALQGWRSRTVGLLLMAAFLALVARGFYLQVINNDFLQQKGDSRYLRDIEISASRGKIVDRNGDMLAVSTPMKTIWAIPGDARTMNGEQKRQLAGMLDMNVRELDGKIASEKTFTFVKRQVSPETADRIGALKFPGVHQEKEYRRFYPTGDMTAHIVGFTGVDDKGLEGVELAFQNSLLGRPGSRTVIRDRRGNIVEDVGATKPPQDGKDVRLALDSKIQYLAFSQLKAAVEANNAKAGGAIVIDSRTGEILALANWPTYNPNNRERLSGAQLRNRAITDTFEPGSVMKPFTAALALEKGKVRFDTIINCAPGRMTIGSATISDAHPHGALSVAEVIQKSSNVGTAKIALGFPPKEMWEMFDSVGFGQMPNLGFPGEVNGRLRPWKNWRPIEQATMSYGHGIAVSLVQLARAYTVFAHDGELMPLSLTKIDDAPPHGVRVFSPQTMRELRVMLEMAVQPEGTAPKARVAGYRVGGKTGTAYKIEGGVYARKYVASFVGIAPISDPRLVVAVMIDEPTGGAHYGGDVAGPAFSQIVGGALRTLGVPPDAPIQVADASSGKGKL, from the coding sequence ATGGTTGTACGCCGTCGCCCGCAACGTGGTCACCGTTTTACCGAGAGCCCGGTGCTGCAACTGGCCTTGCAGGGCTGGCGTTCGCGCACCGTTGGGTTGCTGCTCATGGCCGCGTTTCTGGCGCTCGTGGCGCGCGGCTTCTATTTGCAGGTCATCAATAACGACTTCCTGCAGCAAAAGGGCGATTCGCGCTATCTGCGCGACATCGAGATTTCTGCCTCGCGCGGCAAGATCGTCGACCGCAACGGCGACATGCTGGCCGTGTCGACGCCGATGAAGACGATCTGGGCCATTCCAGGCGATGCGCGGACGATGAATGGCGAGCAGAAGCGCCAGCTGGCCGGCATGCTCGACATGAATGTACGCGAGCTGGATGGCAAGATCGCTTCCGAAAAAACCTTCACCTTCGTCAAGCGTCAGGTGTCGCCGGAGACGGCTGATCGTATCGGCGCACTGAAATTTCCCGGGGTACATCAGGAAAAGGAATATCGCCGCTTTTACCCGACCGGCGACATGACGGCCCACATCGTCGGCTTTACCGGCGTGGATGACAAGGGGCTGGAGGGCGTCGAGCTGGCTTTCCAGAACAGTCTGCTCGGCCGTCCGGGCAGCCGCACCGTTATTCGTGACCGGCGCGGCAATATCGTCGAGGACGTCGGCGCGACCAAGCCGCCGCAGGATGGCAAGGATGTCCGCCTGGCGCTCGATTCCAAGATTCAGTACCTCGCCTTCAGCCAGCTCAAGGCGGCGGTCGAGGCCAACAATGCCAAGGCTGGCGGCGCCATCGTCATCGATTCGCGCACCGGCGAAATTCTGGCGCTGGCCAACTGGCCGACTTACAACCCGAACAACCGCGAGCGCCTGTCCGGGGCGCAATTGCGCAATCGCGCGATTACCGACACTTTCGAGCCGGGGTCGGTGATGAAGCCGTTTACGGCGGCGCTGGCACTCGAAAAGGGCAAGGTTCGCTTCGACACCATCATCAATTGCGCGCCGGGTCGGATGACGATTGGCAGCGCGACCATTTCCGATGCCCATCCGCATGGAGCACTGAGCGTGGCGGAGGTCATCCAGAAATCCTCCAACGTCGGTACGGCCAAGATTGCACTGGGTTTTCCGCCGAAAGAGATGTGGGAGATGTTCGACAGCGTCGGTTTCGGCCAGATGCCGAACCTCGGCTTCCCGGGCGAGGTCAATGGCCGCCTGCGGCCGTGGAAGAACTGGCGGCCGATCGAGCAGGCGACGATGTCCTACGGCCACGGCATTGCCGTCAGCCTGGTTCAGCTGGCCCGGGCCTACACGGTTTTTGCCCATGACGGCGAGCTCATGCCGCTGTCGCTGACCAAGATCGACGACGCGCCGCCGCATGGCGTTCGCGTCTTTTCGCCGCAGACCATGCGCGAATTGCGGGTCATGCTCGAAATGGCCGTCCAGCCGGAAGGTACGGCGCCCAAGGCGCGCGTTGCCGGCTATCGCGTTGGCGGCAAGACGGGGACGGCGTACAAGATCGAGGGCGGGGTTTATGCCCGCAAATACGTCGCTTCTTTCGTCGGCATCGCGCCGATCAGCGATCCGCGTCTGGTCGTTGCCGTGATGATCGACGAGCCGACCGGCGGCGCCCACTACGGTGGTGACGTGGCCGGCCCTGCGTTCTCGCAGATCGTTGGTGGGGCGCTGCGCACCCTTGGTGTGCCGCCCGACGCGCCGATCCAGGTGGCCGATGCTTCGAGTGGAAAGGGCAAATTGTGA
- a CDS encoding UDP-N-acetylmuramoyl-L-alanyl-D-glutamate--2,6-diaminopimelate ligase has translation MSTPRELLDRLEAMGVTPTGVADDSRQVQPGDLFLAYPGDLSDGRRYIADALARGAVAVFWQPGGDFNFGQNFPLTVANLPVDALRPLAGPLAHAVYGHPSEGLSLIAITGTNGKTTISQCLARAYPKPCAIIGTLGAGFPEALTETGFTTPEATTLMRYLASFRADGAVACALEASSIGIEEGRMNGARVDVAVFTNMTRDHLDYHGTMDAYAEAKKKLFLWPRLRTAIVNLDDEFGRLLSRETTAMRILGYAIGEQRRDYPALVRAENLVDTPFGQRFSLVLPNGRATVETVLVGRYNISNLLAIAAVLHDAGVQASEVARRLSELTPPPGRMERVGGNGEPLVVIDYSHTPDALENALVALRPVAVSRGGKLSVVFGCGGNRDPGKRPLMGEVAERLADRVLVTSDNPRNEQPLAIIEAIVAGMQQAEVEADRAVAIRRAILEAEASDVVLLAGKGHETYQEVSGVLHPFSDIEQASAALALRRPQSKEVAQ, from the coding sequence GTGAGCACCCCGCGCGAACTACTCGACCGCCTCGAAGCCATGGGCGTCACGCCGACCGGCGTTGCCGACGACAGCCGTCAGGTTCAGCCGGGCGATCTCTTCCTGGCTTATCCGGGGGATTTGTCCGATGGCCGCCGCTACATCGCCGACGCGCTGGCCCGCGGTGCCGTCGCCGTGTTCTGGCAGCCGGGCGGTGATTTCAATTTTGGCCAAAATTTCCCGTTGACCGTGGCAAACCTCCCCGTCGACGCCCTGCGTCCGCTGGCCGGCCCGCTCGCCCATGCCGTCTATGGTCACCCGAGCGAAGGGTTGTCGCTGATTGCCATCACCGGCACCAATGGCAAGACGACGATCAGCCAGTGTTTGGCCCGTGCCTACCCGAAGCCCTGCGCCATCATCGGCACGCTTGGCGCCGGCTTCCCCGAGGCGCTGACCGAAACTGGTTTCACGACGCCCGAAGCGACAACCCTGATGCGCTATCTGGCCAGCTTCCGGGCCGATGGTGCAGTGGCCTGCGCGCTCGAGGCCAGTTCGATCGGCATCGAAGAGGGCCGGATGAATGGCGCCCGCGTCGATGTCGCCGTGTTCACCAACATGACGCGCGATCACCTCGATTACCACGGCACGATGGATGCCTACGCCGAGGCCAAGAAAAAGCTCTTTCTCTGGCCGCGCCTGCGCACGGCAATCGTCAATCTGGACGACGAATTCGGTCGCCTGCTGTCGCGCGAAACGACGGCCATGCGCATCCTCGGCTACGCCATCGGCGAGCAGCGGCGCGATTACCCGGCGCTGGTGCGTGCCGAAAACCTGGTCGATACCCCGTTCGGCCAGCGCTTCAGCCTGGTCCTGCCGAATGGCCGGGCGACCGTCGAAACCGTTCTGGTCGGTCGCTACAACATCTCCAACTTGCTGGCCATCGCCGCCGTCCTACATGACGCCGGGGTCCAGGCTTCTGAAGTGGCACGTCGTCTGTCCGAACTGACGCCGCCGCCGGGCCGCATGGAACGTGTCGGCGGCAATGGCGAACCGCTGGTCGTCATCGATTATTCGCATACGCCGGATGCTCTGGAAAATGCGCTCGTTGCGCTGCGTCCGGTGGCCGTTTCGCGCGGCGGCAAGTTGTCCGTCGTCTTCGGTTGCGGCGGCAACCGCGATCCGGGCAAGCGTCCGTTGATGGGCGAAGTGGCCGAGCGTCTGGCCGACCGCGTGCTGGTCACCAGCGACAACCCGCGCAACGAACAACCGCTGGCCATCATTGAGGCCATCGTCGCCGGCATGCAGCAGGCCGAAGTTGAGGCCGACCGCGCCGTCGCCATCCGGCGCGCCATCCTCGAGGCCGAGGCCAGCGACGTGGTTCTGCTCGCCGGCAAGGGCCATGAAACCTATCAGGAAGTTTCCGGCGTCCTCCATCCCTTTTCCGACATCGAGCAGGCCAGCGCGGCGCTGGCCTTGCGCCGTCCCCAATCGAAGGAGGTAGCGCAATGA